The window GGGATCGCCCTTCCTGGCGCCCCGATCCAGAAGCTCCCTGAGCTTGCGGGTTACTTCCAGGGGCGAAAGATCGTAGTAAAGCTTTGTATCGTATGCCAGGCTTATGGCCCCGGTCTCTTCAGAAACTACCAGTATCACTGCGTCCGACTGTTCCGACATTCCCAGGGAAGCACGGTGCCTGGTGCCAAAACTCTTTCTGATATCCTGCTGCTCCGAAAGGGGCAGGAAGCACCCGGCGGCGACAATGCGGCCGCCCTGGATGATCATGGCCCCGTCGTGGAGGGGGGTGTCGAATTCGAAAACTGTTACAATGAGGCTGGAAGAAATATCAGCATTGAGCCTGGTGCCGGTTTCGATGATATTCTTGATGTTGACCCGCCTGGGGAATACCACCAGCATGCCCCGTTTCTCGCGGGAAAGAATTTCCGCCGCCGTGACCACCGCTTCAAGCTGTCCAAGCCGGGGCTTGCTGTCGGGCCTGAACAATTCACCCTGCCCCATGCGTATGATGATCTTCCTGAGCTCGGGCTGAAAGACTATGACCACTGCGATAAAAAGCCCTGGACCCAATACGTTGAGTATCCATTGGAGAGTGGTAAGCTTGAAGAGGACTGCAATGCCGTACACCAGGGCAAGGACCCCGGCGCCCTTTACCAGCTGCACTGCCTGGGTTTTTACCAGGAGCTCGTAAGCCTTGTAAAGGATGAAGGCTATAATAGCCACATCCACTATGGGGCGTATGAGATCATAAACAGAGCTTATATGCTGAAACCATTCCATTCCTGTCGCTCTCCTAATTCCCCATTATACCATAACGTTTATAGCGAAACGCCTATAGCGTACAGCGCTTTGACAAGGTCTGCGTGTTCTCCGGCATCGTGGACCCTGATGATGTCCGCCCCGCGCATAATGGCGGCGGCATTTGCGGCCAGCGTCCCCGCGAGCCTCCCCTCGGCATCTTTGCCGGTAATTTCGCCGATAAAGGTCTTTCGGGAAAGGGCCATTAATATAGGATAATCATTCACGCGGATTTCCGCAAGCCGATTTATAAGGGCCAGATTGTCGTCTTTCCGCTTGCCGAAGCCTATGCCCGGGTCCAGGATAATGCGATCCCCCCTTACACCCCCCTCCAGGGCACGGCGCGCCGCTCTTTCCAGATAGCCTGCCACCTCCCCCACCACATCCACGTACCAGGGGGAAGCCTGCATATCAGGGGGCTGCCCCTTCTTGTGCATCAGCACCACAGCGGCGCCCCTTTCGGCGCAGAGGGGCAGCATGAGGGGATCGTCCTCCAATGCCGAAATATCGTTGATGATGTCAGCCCCCGCGTCCAGGGCCGCCCTGGCGACAGCCGCCTTGCGGGTATCCACAGAAACGGGGAGGCGGGATTGTTTCCTGAACGTTTTGACAACAGGAATCACCCTGCGGAGCTCTTCTTCTTCGCCGATATACGCGGAGCCGGGGCGGGTGGATTCGCCTCCAAAGTCTATGATGGCTGCCCCGGCCTCTTCGGCCCTCAGGGCATTTTCGACAGCCCTTTCGTCCATAGCCCTCGAGGGCGCGTAGAATGAATCATCGTTGCAATTGATTATGGCCATCACCAGGCAAGGGCCGGAAAAGTCCAGGCCAGAGCCTCCGGGGAGGCTCATGGGGGGCCTCATTTTCCGCCTTCCGCCCAGGCCAGGGATGCATAGGCATTCGCCAGGGCCTTTGAGACAAAGGCGGCAATCCCTTCCCCGTCAAGGCCATTTAGGCGGAGAAGCTCATGGCGCTTTCCCAGGGGGATGAATTTCTCATGGACTGCCAAAACCTGAACCCTGCATGGACAGTTGGACCTGAGGGCAAGCTCGGCCGCATATTCGCCAAAACCGCCGGCCTTGACGCCCTCTTCAACAAAAACCATAAGCTCGTAATCGTCCATGATTCCCGTAAGGTAATCCTCGTCTATGGGCTTCAGGAACCTCAGATTGTAGAGGCCCACGTCAATGCCCATGGCGGCGAGCCTTTGACAGCCGTCCAGAACCTGTTCATAAAGGCTGCCGGTAAAGGCAACGCACACCCGGCGATTTGCCCCGGGCCGACGTATCCAGACACCCCGCCCCTTTACCACCGGCTCAAGGAACGCAGGATCGCCTGCAGGGCAAACATCCTTGGGGTAGCGGATAATGGCGGGCCCGCTATTGGAAAGGCTCCAGCCCAGCATTGCCTCAAGCTCCTCTTTGCCAGCGGGCGCCAGAATAGCCATATTCGGGGCTGAACGGAACAGGGAAATATCAAAAAGGCCCTGATGGGTCTCGCCGTCGTCGGACACAAAGCCTGATCTGTCGAGGGCGAAAACTACGGGCAGATTCTGGAGGCACACATCATGGATGACCCCGTCCACCGCCCTCTGCATAAAAGTCGAATAAATTGCTGCCACAGGCCGTAAACCCCGGGCTGCCAGGCCGGCCGCAAAAGTCACCGCGTGGGCCTCGGCAATGCCGGCGTCAAAAAAACGCCCGGGAAAAGCCTGCTTAAAAAGGTTAAGGCCGGTACCCTTTTCCATAGCCGCCGTAATAGCCGCTACCCTGCCGTCGCCCTGCCCTGCCTTGAGGAGAGCCTCGGAGAACACCTGGGTAAAAGCCGACAGGCTGCCACCCGGTTCGGACAAAGCAGGCTCGGCCAAACCCTCGCTCGCAAGGAACGAAGAAACCCCGTGGTATTTCCCCGGATCGTTCTCCGCGAAACCATAGCCCTTGCCCTTGCGGGTGATGACATGGATGACCACAGGCTTCCCCAGATTGCCCGCGTCCCGGATCACTTCGGCAAGCTGCTGAATAGCGTGCCCCCCGATAGGGCCCACATATTCAAAACCCAGATCAACAAAGAAGTTGTCAGTATAGAAAACAGCCTTAATAGCCCGCTTGAGCCGCACCACCATATCGAAGAAAAGATCCCCGATATAGGGGATTTTCTTTGCCATATTGTCAAAATTCCTGCGGAAACGCTGGTAATTGGATTTCATGGAAAGGCGGCTCAGATATTTGGAAAGCCCCCCAACATTGGGGCCTATGGACATCTTGTTGTCGTTGAGGATCACCACCAGGGGAAGGCCAAGCTGGCCCGCGTGGGAGAGGGCCTCGTAAGCCAGGCCCCCAGTAAGGGCGCCATCGCCTATGACCGCCGCGACCCGGTTGTTCCCCCCCTGGATGCGGTCCGCAGCCAAAAGGCCCAGGGCCGCCGAAATCGAGGTTGAAGCATGGCCGGTATTGAAGCTGTCGTGGGGGCTTTCTGATGATTTGGGGAAACCCGCAAGGCCGTTAAGGCGGCGCAGGGTGTCAAACTCGGTATAACGGCCTGTGATGAGCTTATGGGCATAGCACTGATGCCCCACATCCCAGACGATTTTGTCCTGGGGGGAATTAAAAACCCGGTGCAGGGCTATAGTCAGCTCCACAACCCCCAGGTTCGAAGCCAAATGCCCCCCATTCCGGCTGACCGTGGCAATTATGCACTCCCTGATTTCAGACGCCAGCAGGTTCAATTCAGAAAAACTCAGCTTTTGAAGATCCTGGGGAGACTTAATACCCGCCAAAAGGGGTTCATTCAACTGCATAGAAATAAATATACACCATTTTGAAGGATTTTATGAGAGGATTATAGAAAATACGCCAATTCAACTGGATCGACAGTCAGGAAACTCGGGCAGCCAAGCGCCCGGGTCTCCAAACCGTCATTTGTTCTTGTGTCGGTTTTTCCTGAGCTTCTTCTTGCGTTTGTGCGTCGCAATCTTCCGCAGTTTGCGTTTTCTTCCGCAGGGCACTTCAACGTCTCCTCGGGCTTTACAGCCCCCTAACTTAAGATGAATCCTGTTGTTCAGGTAGTCTTGATAGTATGGAACAGAGGCTTGGAAATGTCAAGACCTGGTGATAATCTTGATGATAATCTGTTTTATAGGAGAATATTATGGCAGGAACATTAGGCACTCAGGTAGTCACCCAGGTCGGCTTTGTCGTGAAGGACGCAGCAAAGACAAAAAAGAAGTGGGCCGAATTTTTCGGCGTCAAAGAGCCTCCCCTGGTGGACGCGGGGGATTATGAAATCACCCAGACCAAGTACAAGGGCAAGGCCGCGCCCAAGGCAGGCTGCACCATGGCCTTCTTCGACGTGGGCCCCAATATGCAGCTGGAGCTGATCCAGCCCAACGGCGAAAAAAGCACCTGGCAGGAATTCCTCGACAAGCACGGCGAAGGCATACACCACATCGCCTTCCAGGTCAAAGGCATGGACAAGGTTATCAAACAGGCCGAAGGCTTCGGTATCAAATGCGCCCAGCGCGGCAAATACGGCGACGCCTCCGGGGAGTACGCCTACCTGGACGGAACCAAAGACCTCAAGTGCATTGTGGAACTTCTGGAGAGCTTTAAGAAATAAGGCGGGCCTTGTTTTTGGGGTTGCATGGAGAATTAGCAGCAGGAAGAAGTTAAAGAAGGAAGCCGAATGTGCCTTGACGATCCACGAATTTTGTTCTTTCCTCTTGTTCGGCTTCTTTGAACGGTACTTGCTTGCCTGTAGGTTGAATTTTACCTAAGATCTGGTATGCTAAAAAGCAGGAGAACAACAATGAAAATTGATACTGCCAATATGCTGTCCATTTCTGAAGCTAATCAGAATTTTTCCAAGGTTACCCGAATGGTCGATAAAAACGGCTCC is drawn from Leadbettera azotonutricia ZAS-9 and contains these coding sequences:
- a CDS encoding VOC family protein: MAGTLGTQVVTQVGFVVKDAAKTKKKWAEFFGVKEPPLVDAGDYEITQTKYKGKAAPKAGCTMAFFDVGPNMQLELIQPNGEKSTWQEFLDKHGEGIHHIAFQVKGMDKVIKQAEGFGIKCAQRGKYGDASGEYAYLDGTKDLKCIVELLESFKK
- the dxs gene encoding 1-deoxy-D-xylulose-5-phosphate synthase, encoding MQLNEPLLAGIKSPQDLQKLSFSELNLLASEIRECIIATVSRNGGHLASNLGVVELTIALHRVFNSPQDKIVWDVGHQCYAHKLITGRYTEFDTLRRLNGLAGFPKSSESPHDSFNTGHASTSISAALGLLAADRIQGGNNRVAAVIGDGALTGGLAYEALSHAGQLGLPLVVILNDNKMSIGPNVGGLSKYLSRLSMKSNYQRFRRNFDNMAKKIPYIGDLFFDMVVRLKRAIKAVFYTDNFFVDLGFEYVGPIGGHAIQQLAEVIRDAGNLGKPVVIHVITRKGKGYGFAENDPGKYHGVSSFLASEGLAEPALSEPGGSLSAFTQVFSEALLKAGQGDGRVAAITAAMEKGTGLNLFKQAFPGRFFDAGIAEAHAVTFAAGLAARGLRPVAAIYSTFMQRAVDGVIHDVCLQNLPVVFALDRSGFVSDDGETHQGLFDISLFRSAPNMAILAPAGKEELEAMLGWSLSNSGPAIIRYPKDVCPAGDPAFLEPVVKGRGVWIRRPGANRRVCVAFTGSLYEQVLDGCQRLAAMGIDVGLYNLRFLKPIDEDYLTGIMDDYELMVFVEEGVKAGGFGEYAAELALRSNCPCRVQVLAVHEKFIPLGKRHELLRLNGLDGEGIAAFVSKALANAYASLAWAEGGK
- the cdaA gene encoding diadenylate cyclase CdaA gives rise to the protein MEWFQHISSVYDLIRPIVDVAIIAFILYKAYELLVKTQAVQLVKGAGVLALVYGIAVLFKLTTLQWILNVLGPGLFIAVVIVFQPELRKIIIRMGQGELFRPDSKPRLGQLEAVVTAAEILSREKRGMLVVFPRRVNIKNIIETGTRLNADISSSLIVTVFEFDTPLHDGAMIIQGGRIVAAGCFLPLSEQQDIRKSFGTRHRASLGMSEQSDAVILVVSEETGAISLAYDTKLYYDLSPLEVTRKLRELLDRGARKGDPDAALPEAGDADVGEGKDVFVEH
- the folP gene encoding dihydropteroate synthase; its protein translation is MSLPGGSGLDFSGPCLVMAIINCNDDSFYAPSRAMDERAVENALRAEEAGAAIIDFGGESTRPGSAYIGEEEELRRVIPVVKTFRKQSRLPVSVDTRKAAVARAALDAGADIINDISALEDDPLMLPLCAERGAAVVLMHKKGQPPDMQASPWYVDVVGEVAGYLERAARRALEGGVRGDRIILDPGIGFGKRKDDNLALINRLAEIRVNDYPILMALSRKTFIGEITGKDAEGRLAGTLAANAAAIMRGADIIRVHDAGEHADLVKALYAIGVSL